The sequence TCCTATTTTTGCCGAGTTTTGTCACTTAGTTTGATACTATTTCATTTAATAGGATCATACAAATCTTTGCAAAATTGTAAATCTTCTATTTGGGGCTTCCAAATTAAATAATTGAAAGATGTGAGTTTAACTATATTGTTACTTAAATGCTTTTTCATTTAATCAACACAAGAAAATTCAGCCACTAGCAacctactctgataccactttgttGAAAAAATGCAATCAAGAAATAATAATGCTGTAAACTTTTTTTCCTCTTCGTTTTCTTTACAAGCAAAATAATTAAGCAATCAACACACAAAGAGgcaacataatttttttaacataaaaaattcttcaatgtgaaagaagaaaaaaccatAAAACCTAGTCAAACAAAAAATTTCCACTATTTAGAATAATGGAATTACAATAGATCCTTTCTAGTTCAACTAGTGGCTGCATAATAAACagcaaaatagaaattaaatctCACCAAGTGTTGATGCTTAAAATAATCAATAGagaagaatttttaaaaaaccAAACCGTTCAATTTGTAGCTCTCAATGCCAAAAAGAACATACGAAAATTTTAGCTAAATCTGAATAAAATCAACCATCCGGTCGTTCGACAAAGtagtatattttttttctttttctctatttttttcttaaactaCCATcttatgcttcttttttttttttaatatcaaatgaGATGGGTCCCTCATGAGGAGGTACGAAACCAACAACCATAACTAAAACTCTGAGGTCTAAGAATGAGCTAATCAGTGCAGCACTCACGAAAGGCagcaagaaataaaatttgACTCTTAAGATGCGACATTTTTCTGCCAACTAGCAAAAATGATCAATCATTAAAAATGCTGCTTCAGAAAACACATAACAGAGGTACTTGTCAAATAGACATTTTATCCTGACAACAAAAATACATAGACACTTTGCTGATGGTCCCAAAAGAACAACAACATTATATTACCACAAACAAAATAGCCAACTTTATGTAAGAGCCTGTACTAACAGAAGATATATATCAAAGCCACTGGCTCAAAAAAATTAACAAAGCCCACAATTATTTTGACCCAATGGAAAATGATAAAAGAAAGATTGAAGTGAGGCATATAGAATGGCAAATGACTGTGGAGGTATAAGCAGATCAGGCAGATCCCTTGAGCTTCTTTGCAATTATGGCAAAGTATTTTCCCTGATGGAAAGCTTGCTCCAATTCAAGCTCAGTTGGGCATCTTGAACCATCCCCAGCAAATGTTCCAGCCCCATAGGGGCTGCCTCCCTTCACCTTCTCCATCTCAAACATGCCAGCCCCAAAAGTGTATCCAATGGGCACGAAGATCATTCCATGGTGGGTCAGCTGAGTTATGGCTGTTAAACTGCAAAAGAGAAAAGAGTTGATGggacataaattttttttcttttcttctgttttgTGCTCTTCATACGAAgttcattattttttaaaataatgtaGCATAATCTACAGGAAATAATATTATGTCATGACAGTAGCACTGGTTTTACTTCAAATTATTATTGGAGTAAGGCCTGCGAAATTCCATGTGAATAGTGAGTCAGAAATATAGCAACCATCAAGGAGGCCTGTGAGAGCTAAGGACAGATGTAAAAGTGATGCTTTGCCGAGGCTTTtcgaatttttatttttttcaagaatCTTAGACTAGGTTTAAGTTAGATTTTCATATGGTGATGACTTGGGATaacaataataaagaaaaaggatgGAAATGGTGGAACTGGAAAAGCCCAATATGGTTACAAAATTGTATAGCAATAAGTGGTCCAACAAGAATCATTGTACTGAACTTTAAAGTTGGATTGATCTCATGAAATTTTGAGGCAATATTCATGGTAATGGTGTGACCTTGGCAGCAATACATGGTAAGGCTATCTTTAAGCTGGAGTTTTATGCATTGAGAAATCATATATATTTGGCATATATGGAAGAGTCGGCAAAACATAAGGCTTGAAAAGGATAAGTTGTTGGAGATGAGGGTTGTCAAGGCAATAGGAGTTCATTTCTCCAGAACCATAGTATTGTTTAAGTCCAGAAGATGTCTAGTTCTGAATAACAATCTCTTGAGAATTTCAGGACATGCTGCAATAGTGTAAATAAGCAATTCAAGAAGTCCAGAATGTTCATGATAATAGAGCATCATAATGCTTACGCGGTAGTCTCTTGTCCACCGCCTTGAGATCCAGTGCTGAAGAAGATTCCTGCAGGCTTCCCTGCAAGCTGCTGCATTCGCCAGAGACCTCCAGTTGCATCAAGAAATGCTTTGAACTGTGCTGCCATCATACCAAATCTCGTTGGGAACCCAAATATTAATCCATCAGCCTCAGCAAGTTCATTTGGTGTGATGATTGGTACATCACTCTTAGGTGGTGCACTCATCTTTGCAAGAACCTCTTCAGGAAGTGTTTCAGGTACCTGTACGGTCAAAGTTAGACTAATTAAGAACAAGTTGTTACAAGATTAAAAGAAGCAGCAGCATCACTATGCTTTACTGGGAATGTCTGAAAATTGTAACATGCAGGCTGTGCAATCGCCTTTTCACCCAAAGGATACTCCACCTTATTTACCCAAAAAACTTCTAGTTGCCATTTAGCACTTCAAGTAAAAGAAAGTATCAAAGGATAAATATTACAACTACAGGATTTTTGAGTGCCATTGATTAAGAAAAACCAAACATTGAAAACATATGAATCATCTCTGAAAGAATTGTCCTTAAGACCCATATTTACAGAATAGCATGCCAACTGATACCATGACAGCAGAAAAACAGATACAATATAGCATGAGGGTGGAAGACTGCAGGGATAATTGGGACTACAATGATATACTGTTTTCTtttaggaggagaagagaacaAAAAAACTCTTCTAATTATGTAGCTAaacaaataatattatcaatgtATAAAATCAACATTTAGTGGACACAGCAAGCCCATCTCCATTGTGCTGCTAATAGGTTTTGCATCATCTACCATAACTAGAGACAAAGGTTTTACTTGGGAGTCCACAATCATTTAGAAATAAGCTCAAACATAATTCCTGTGCATTTTACCAGACTAAGGGTATTAGATTTCATTTACATACATGTTGAAGGCTACATAGTTCCAGAACTCACATTATGTTTCATAATAGCCAAGATCAACCCAACAACCCAATAAATATAGAAATGTTCCTTAATACCTAACTCCACATACATAGACATATAAATCCACTTTTGTATCTGACTGAAAAAAGAGATTTTTCCAAGCATTGATTTGACAGATAAAGAAATATCGGTCAAAAAGAGCTGGTAAAGTAATGATAACTGCAGATATTTAAAATGTATACGCACTGAAAGTAGATTAGGATGGACTGAAAAGCACAAACCTGCCAtagcttagcttccactccttCGACAGATGTGGCACCTTTCTTGATCTCCTCTGCCAACTT is a genomic window of Phoenix dactylifera cultivar Barhee BC4 chromosome 4, palm_55x_up_171113_PBpolish2nd_filt_p, whole genome shotgun sequence containing:
- the LOC103707166 gene encoding probable NAD(P)H dehydrogenase (quinone) FQR1-like 1; protein product: MAAKVYIVYYSMYGHVEKLAEEIKKGATSVEGVEAKLWQVPETLPEEVLAKMSAPPKSDVPIITPNELAEADGLIFGFPTRFGMMAAQFKAFLDATGGLWRMQQLAGKPAGIFFSTGSQGGGQETTALTAITQLTHHGMIFVPIGYTFGAGMFEMEKVKGGSPYGAGTFAGDGSRCPTELELEQAFHQGKYFAIIAKKLKGSA